In Candidatus Bathyarchaeia archaeon, the genomic window GTCCCGCATTAAGCAGGGCTTGAGCTTACCGTCCGATGTTACCCTGATGCGCTTACAATTCATGCAAAACTCCGAGTTATGCATCGGCCTAACCACCTCCACCTCCCCGCCCCCCCTCAGGAGATACCTCCGCCTATGATGAAGGGGTCTGACCTCCACCCTGCTCGATCGTTTCTCGAGCTCCTTCTCAAGGCCAAGGAGGTCCGCGTGATGCCTTTCGTATACCTTCTCGTTAAATACGCTCTCCAGTTCTATCAATTGGAGGATGGCGCCGATCCCCTTCGCGAACTCCACCATGCTCCATACCTCCTCGTCGTTTATCCCCTTCATTACGACCATGTTCAGCTTGACAGGGCTCAACCCGGCCCCAATGGCCGCCTCCACGCCCGAGAGGACATCCCCGAGGCGATCGGATCCGGTGATGCGCTCATAAGTGCCTTTATCCAAAGTATCCAAGCTAACGTTCACTCGATCCAATCCGGAAGCCCTCAGGTCCCTCGCGAACTCAGCGAGGAGCGTTCCGTTTGTGGTCATGGAGAGGTCCTCCACTCGGGCCTCGCGCTTGATCTTGCAAACGACCTCCACTATATCGTCCCTCAGGAGCGGCTCCCCGCCGGTCAGCTTCACGGCCCTTATGCCGAAACCGCTGGCCAATTTGACGATCTCCGATATCTCCTCCGGTGCCATCTCCGCCCCCTCTCTACGCTCCCCCTCCCTATGACAATAGATGCAGCGGAGGTTGCATCTTTGCGTCAACGCGATCCTGAGGCCCGTGACGGGCCTTCCATAACGGTCTAATAGGGTCAAGCCGGCTCCGGTTGGCTCTTTTAATCGCAATGATAGAAATACTTTTCCATCGATGCGAGCGCCCCTGCCACGGGGCCATGTGGGCGGCGCCTCCCAACTAAGGGGCCATGCAGGATGGATCCGCCCTCATTAGGAAATCCCTCAACTTTAGGATTGGCACGATGGCCACCCCGTCCTTAACCCCAATCCCGCGGTCCAGAAGCGTCAAAACCACCGGCCATAGGATCGCGCCATTCGGCATCCCCATAGCTTGGCCCAAACCGGTCCTCTCGAGCCACTTCCCGAGCTCCTCGGTTCTCTTCCTCTGGGCCTCCGCCGCCTTCAGGATCTCGCCCTCGCTGGCGCGCCTCCAGCGCTTGCAATCGATCGAGAGCGAGAAGAGGGGGCCGATGGCCAAAAGATCCACCTCGGTCCACCTCTCCCCCTTAAACCTTAGGTGCTTAACGCACTTGAAGCCCATATCCCTCAGGATCTCCTCAGCGAAATCCTCGAACCCCCTCCAATCCAAAGCCCTCCCCACGGAATCGGGCCCCGCGCCGTTCTCGATCGCGAAGAGCGCTAGCCCCAGCCTTTGCGCAGCGCTGGCGGAAATCCGATCCCCCTCCAATCCCAATAGGCCTCTCTCGGCCATCTCGGCCAGCCTTTCCCTCAGCACGACACCCGGGTACTTTGATTCGAGCTCAGAGATCCTGATCGGCCCCTCCCCGGGCTTGAGTTTCCTAAGGAGCTCGAGGGCCAAGAGCCTTAGCCATGGGCGTTCGCTCATACCATCCGCCCCCAATAGCAGCGGTGGATTAAAGCATATCTCGGGCCCGATTCGCGGGCCCTAACTCCAGTTGGAAAGGTTTTTAGCGACCTTGGGGATGGGGCTACGGGGCGAGGGGATGGCTCCTTGGAATGGGGGATGGGGTCCAGCTCTAGGAAGGGTCGATTTTCCAAGGCTCACGGGAGGGGGACCAATAATCGTAGGGCGACATCGGTGAGGGGGGATGGGTGAGAAATATGCCCTCGGAAATTATGTCCTAAGGAAGTTCTCCGAGGCCGATCTGGATAAGGTCATGAGGATAAATAAGGAATGCCTCCCCGAGAACTACACACCGTTCTTTTATTTGGATCTGCATCGGAGCTTCCCAAACTCCTTCATAGTCGCGGAGCTTAATGGGGAGATACTCGGCTATATCATGTGCCGGGTTGAATGGAGCCTATCGGAGTTCGATAGATGGAGATTAGCCAAGAAGGGACACATAATCTCAATCGCGGTCCTCCCGGAGCATCGCAGGAAGGGCATAGGGAGGGCCCTCATGATCGAGGCGATGAAGGCCTTGTGGGACTATGGGGCGAACGAGATATACCTAGAGGTCAGGGTCACGAACCATCCTGCCATCAACCTCTATAGGGATCTGAAGTTTGAGATAGTGAACAGGATAAGGCATTATTATAGCGATGGGGAAGACGCCTATGTAATGGCAAGGAGATGGGAGCCCGGGGCCGGGGATTACAAGACCCAAGGTAAATCAATATAAAGTTCTAACAAATCTTCCGTTAGGCCATTTGGGGGACGCGCGAGATGAGGATACCCGGAATAAGGGAGGAAGTTGTGGAGAAGCTAAAGTTCATGTTCGAACCGGATTCGGTCGCGGTGGTGGGGGCCTCGAGGGATCCGGAGAAGATAGGTTATCAATGCTTGAAGAACCTCGTCGAGGGCGGCTACGAGGGGAGGATCTATCCGATAAACCCGAA contains:
- the moaA gene encoding GTP 3',8-cyclase MoaA encodes the protein MTLLDRYGRPVTGLRIALTQRCNLRCIYCHREGERREGAEMAPEEISEIVKLASGFGIRAVKLTGGEPLLRDDIVEVVCKIKREARVEDLSMTTNGTLLAEFARDLRASGLDRVNVSLDTLDKGTYERITGSDRLGDVLSGVEAAIGAGLSPVKLNMVVMKGINDEEVWSMVEFAKGIGAILQLIELESVFNEKVYERHHADLLGLEKELEKRSSRVEVRPLHHRRRYLLRGGGEVEVVRPMHNSEFCMNCKRIRVTSDGKLKPCLMRDDNLIDLIGALRDRAEPRKLREAFMKAVELRAPFFVDEVLRGEPEGSFQHRLRDEGRGFVPKR
- the rimI gene encoding ribosomal protein S18-alanine N-acetyltransferase, producing the protein MGEKYALGNYVLRKFSEADLDKVMRINKECLPENYTPFFYLDLHRSFPNSFIVAELNGEILGYIMCRVEWSLSEFDRWRLAKKGHIISIAVLPEHRRKGIGRALMIEAMKALWDYGANEIYLEVRVTNHPAINLYRDLKFEIVNRIRHYYSDGEDAYVMARRWEPGAGDYKTQGKSI